The following coding sequences lie in one Candidatus Zixiibacteriota bacterium genomic window:
- the miaA gene encoding tRNA (adenosine(37)-N6)-dimethylallyltransferase MiaA — translation MKPRIAVILGPTAVGKSEVAFRVACALGAEIVNADSQQVYRYLDVGTDKPPEERRRAVPHHLIDVVDPDEEFSAARYRDLAAAAIEEIHGRRRPVVVCGGTGLYIKALTRGLFRPGAQDPARRARLAAEAEESGSAPLHERLRRVDPRAAARIHPNDARRVIRALEVFETTGRPISEWQSRHAFGDAVYEVLEIGLERDRKELYQRIDRRCARMIELGLVDEIRELRSRGYSLGLRSLNSVGYRHMGWVVAGTMAFAEAFELMKRDTRRLAKRQLTWFRGDRDVVWFHPERDAETIERKIRDFLSGAPAGRSREAV, via the coding sequence ATGAAGCCGAGGATCGCCGTCATCCTGGGGCCCACCGCCGTCGGCAAGAGCGAGGTCGCCTTTCGCGTCGCGTGTGCGCTCGGCGCCGAGATCGTCAACGCCGATTCGCAGCAGGTCTATCGCTACCTCGACGTGGGCACCGACAAGCCGCCGGAGGAGCGGCGCCGCGCCGTGCCGCACCATCTGATCGACGTCGTCGATCCCGACGAAGAGTTCAGCGCAGCGCGCTACCGGGACCTGGCGGCAGCGGCGATCGAGGAGATCCATGGCCGGCGCAGGCCGGTCGTGGTTTGCGGCGGAACCGGCCTCTACATCAAGGCGCTGACGCGAGGACTTTTCCGGCCCGGAGCCCAGGACCCGGCGCGGCGGGCGCGGCTGGCCGCCGAGGCGGAGGAATCGGGCAGCGCGCCTCTCCACGAGCGGCTGCGGCGCGTGGACCCGCGTGCGGCGGCGCGCATCCATCCGAACGACGCGCGCCGCGTGATCCGCGCCCTCGAGGTCTTCGAGACCACGGGCAGGCCGATCAGCGAGTGGCAGTCGCGCCACGCCTTCGGGGATGCGGTTTACGAGGTTCTGGAGATCGGCCTCGAGCGCGACCGAAAAGAGCTTTACCAGCGCATCGATCGGCGTTGCGCCCGCATGATCGAGCTGGGGCTCGTCGACGAGATCCGGGAGCTTCGATCGAGAGGTTACAGCCTCGGGTTGAGGTCGCTCAACAGCGTCGGATACCGGCACATGGGGTGGGTGGTCGCCGGAACGATGGCGTTCGCCGAGGCTTTCGAGCTGATGAAGCGCGATACGCGCCGGCTGGCCAAGCGGCAGCTCACGTGGTTTCGCGGCGACCGCGACGTCGTCTGGTTCCACCCCGAGCGCGACGCGGAGACGATCGAGCGCAAGATCCGCGATTTTCTGTCGGGCGCGCCGGCGGGGCGCTCTCGGGAGGCTGTATGA